The Noviherbaspirillum saxi genome includes a window with the following:
- a CDS encoding nucleotide pyrophosphohydrolase, translating to MADLASIHQLLIRFRDERNWQQFHTLKDLIISLNLESAELLELTQWKSDAMLGQLASDPAFQEKLADECADVLLYLLLIAGEGGIDLLQAAENKIKKNAEKYPVAQSYGSAKKYTELKQLSRKRED from the coding sequence ATGGCCGACCTCGCCTCCATTCATCAGCTGCTTATCCGTTTTCGCGACGAGCGCAACTGGCAACAGTTTCATACCTTGAAGGACTTGATCATTTCGCTCAACCTCGAATCGGCGGAATTGCTTGAACTGACGCAATGGAAATCCGATGCAATGCTGGGACAGCTTGCGTCGGATCCGGCGTTTCAGGAAAAACTGGCCGACGAATGCGCGGACGTGCTGTTGTACCTGTTACTTATCGCTGGCGAAGGCGGCATCGATCTGTTGCAGGCCGCCGAAAACAAAATCAAAAAGAATGCCGAGAAATATCCGGTCGCGCAGTCCTATGGTTCTGCAAAAAAGTACACCGAACTCAAACAGCTGAGTCGCAAGCGCGAAGACTGA
- a CDS encoding alpha/beta hydrolase, which produces MNLHSFVSTFAQFLRRRTLSVAAASGLVMVLAAAGCGQLVEKERELTFRVEPGTPSWYSGMPDGITEAKLPVQAKDKTQHLHTWWWPAADPDAPAVLYLHGARWNLTGQLFRIEQLHAFGFSVLAVDYRGFGKSDGDLPSEHTVYEDAHIAWKHLTTLQPDPSKRLIYGHSLGGAIAIDLAANLRQTGSSDAVGKAALPAAHGLIVESSFTSLLDIARSLTYPWLPLQLLLSQKFDSVNKIARIDLPVLIVHGSKDRYVPSRFSEKLYEAAAGKKRLLLIEGGTHNNSMRIGAAEYRKAFKELFGWAPKPA; this is translated from the coding sequence ATGAATCTGCATTCTTTTGTTTCAACATTCGCTCAATTCCTGCGTCGCCGCACGCTGTCTGTTGCGGCCGCATCCGGGCTGGTAATGGTGCTTGCAGCCGCAGGCTGCGGCCAACTGGTAGAAAAGGAGCGTGAACTCACATTCCGTGTCGAACCCGGCACCCCCAGCTGGTACAGCGGCATGCCGGACGGGATCACCGAAGCCAAGCTGCCGGTGCAAGCGAAAGACAAGACCCAGCATCTGCACACCTGGTGGTGGCCGGCAGCCGACCCGGATGCGCCCGCCGTGCTGTACCTGCATGGCGCACGCTGGAATTTGACCGGGCAATTATTCCGGATCGAGCAATTGCATGCTTTCGGCTTTTCGGTGCTTGCAGTCGACTATCGCGGTTTTGGGAAAAGCGATGGCGATCTGCCATCGGAGCATACGGTCTACGAAGATGCCCACATCGCCTGGAAACATTTGACGACTCTGCAGCCCGATCCATCCAAGCGCCTTATCTATGGCCATTCGCTCGGCGGCGCGATTGCAATCGACCTGGCGGCGAATCTTCGGCAGACTGGAAGCAGCGATGCCGTCGGCAAAGCCGCGTTGCCGGCGGCGCATGGCTTGATTGTCGAATCCTCGTTCACCTCGCTGCTCGATATTGCGCGCTCGCTGACTTATCCATGGTTGCCTCTGCAACTGCTGCTATCGCAGAAATTCGATTCGGTGAACAAGATTGCGCGCATCGATTTGCCAGTGCTGATCGTGCACGGCTCGAAGGACCGTTATGTGCCTTCACGCTTCAGCGAAAAATTGTACGAAGCGGCGGCCGGAAAAAAGCGTTTGCTGCTAATCGAAGGCGGCACCCACAACAACAGCATGCGCATCGGCGCCGCAGAATACCGGAAGGCGTTCAAGGAATTGTTTGGATGGGCGCCGAAGCCGGCGTGA
- a CDS encoding cupin domain-containing protein — protein MNETTGQTDWRENGVRVVHGDNLDTNTPQTPGMNRAAAINYARVGAQKLWAGTVTIHPNAKTGAHHHGALESVIYVVHGHARMRWGNQLEFTAEAGPGDFIYVPPYVPHQEINASQQEPLECVVVRSDNEAVVINLDIAAVEEPEEVHWVDPIHKHPHA, from the coding sequence ATGAACGAAACGACAGGCCAGACGGACTGGCGTGAAAACGGCGTACGGGTGGTGCACGGCGACAACCTCGACACCAATACGCCGCAGACGCCCGGCATGAACCGCGCGGCGGCGATCAATTACGCCCGCGTCGGCGCGCAGAAATTATGGGCCGGCACCGTGACCATCCATCCCAATGCCAAGACCGGCGCCCATCATCACGGCGCACTGGAAAGCGTGATTTACGTGGTGCACGGACATGCACGCATGCGCTGGGGCAATCAGCTCGAGTTCACTGCCGAAGCCGGGCCGGGCGACTTCATTTATGTACCGCCTTATGTGCCGCATCAGGAAATCAACGCCAGCCAGCAAGAACCGCTCGAATGCGTGGTGGTGCGCAGCGACAATGAAGCGGTGGTGATCAACCTCGACATCGCCGCAGTGGAAGAGCCGGAAGAAGTGCACTGGGTTGACCCCATTCACAAGCATCCGCACGCCTGA
- a CDS encoding fatty acyl-CoA reductase — protein MRSTMQPARSPLSVCASLAGKRILLTGATGFLAKVVLEKLIRTVPDIGCLILPIRSTGSAASAHERFEREIASSSIFDRLRSERPDWLRGFFANRIECLGCEITEAGFGLPASRFIELAGKVDVIINAAASVNFREPLDAALRINTLSLHHLTALARAADAPLIQVSTCYVNGFHRGDMHEEMVAPAGAAIPRHRDGHYDVGGLYRALSQKIARIKNAGLDPLQEERKLTDLGIRAANRYGWNDTYTFTKWLGEQIAIQGMQGRTLTIVRPAIIESTLQEPVPGWIEGVKVADAIILAYARGKTRFFPAQPNEIIDIIPADLVANSIVLATAEALQVPGAHRIYQCCSGSSNPVRLGEVIGLLEQESKRNWRRYDKLFYREPTHDFRVVHHRLFRLILAAIRFGTGTWRTVRALTGARRESAALEAVRTTRMLALTFSFYTQPRYRFHNRKLLALAQRFGVEGDVLFPVDPATIGWEDYLCRVHMAGLNRYALRRTKTAVTTPPAVVEETPVTTEAAAG, from the coding sequence ATGAGATCGACCATGCAGCCAGCGCGTAGCCCATTGAGCGTATGCGCAAGTCTTGCCGGCAAACGCATCCTGCTGACCGGCGCCACCGGTTTCCTGGCCAAGGTGGTGCTGGAAAAACTGATACGCACGGTGCCGGATATCGGTTGCCTGATCCTGCCGATCCGTAGCACCGGCAGCGCAGCGAGCGCACACGAACGGTTTGAACGCGAAATTGCCAGTTCATCCATTTTCGACCGCCTGCGCAGCGAACGGCCGGACTGGCTGCGCGGCTTTTTTGCCAACCGGATCGAATGCTTGGGCTGCGAAATCACGGAAGCCGGCTTCGGTCTACCGGCTTCGCGCTTCATCGAACTCGCGGGCAAAGTCGACGTCATCATCAACGCAGCGGCCAGCGTCAACTTTCGCGAACCGCTCGACGCCGCCTTGCGCATCAATACGCTCAGCCTGCATCACCTGACGGCACTGGCGCGCGCGGCCGATGCACCGCTGATCCAGGTATCGACTTGCTATGTCAACGGCTTTCACCGGGGCGACATGCATGAAGAAATGGTGGCGCCGGCGGGCGCTGCCATTCCGCGTCATCGCGACGGCCACTACGATGTTGGAGGGCTGTACCGCGCGCTGTCGCAAAAGATCGCCCGCATCAAGAATGCCGGGCTCGATCCGCTACAAGAGGAACGCAAGCTGACGGACCTGGGCATACGCGCGGCAAACCGTTACGGCTGGAACGACACTTACACCTTTACCAAGTGGCTGGGCGAACAAATTGCGATACAGGGCATGCAAGGGCGCACGCTGACCATCGTGCGCCCGGCCATCATCGAAAGCACGTTGCAGGAACCGGTGCCCGGCTGGATAGAAGGCGTGAAAGTCGCCGATGCCATCATCCTCGCTTACGCACGCGGCAAAACACGCTTCTTTCCGGCCCAGCCCAATGAAATCATCGACATCATTCCGGCCGACCTGGTCGCCAACAGCATCGTGCTGGCCACGGCCGAAGCATTGCAGGTGCCGGGCGCGCATCGGATATATCAATGCTGCAGCGGTTCGAGCAATCCGGTGCGCCTGGGTGAAGTAATCGGGCTGCTGGAACAGGAATCGAAACGCAACTGGCGCCGCTACGACAAACTGTTCTATCGCGAGCCGACGCATGATTTCCGGGTCGTGCACCATCGCCTCTTTCGGTTGATACTGGCCGCGATACGCTTCGGCACCGGTACATGGCGCACTGTGCGAGCGCTGACTGGAGCGCGTCGGGAATCGGCTGCGCTGGAAGCCGTGCGCACGACCCGGATGCTGGCGCTGACGTTTTCGTTTTATACCCAGCCAAGGTATCGTTTTCACAATCGCAAGCTGCTGGCGCTGGCGCAGCGCTTCGGCGTGGAAGGCGATGTCCTGTTTCCAGTCGATCCGGCAACGATAGGCTGGGAAGACTATCTGTGTCGCGTCCATATGGCGGGGCTGAACCGCTATGCGTTACGTCGTACCAAAACGGCAGTGACCACGCCACCGGCCGTGGTGGAGGAAACCCCGGTTACAACGGAGGCGGCGGCCGGTTAA
- a CDS encoding DUF2156 domain-containing protein, with amino-acid sequence MSDHAFVLDHPIAAGVAHLDMARRIACLKQFGSHSMSFSTLQPDMSYFDKPGIGYIAYARHWGMRFVLADPVCHPQHQELMLDDFLATFSDAVFVQVSKPVIDHLHHRYRYYGTQFGSESKVDLGNWSLRGGKKQIIRTAINQARNQGLEIRESGFDPEVRKISQAWIRTRRCKNNEIRFLIRPMLIDYREGTRYFYAYHGGEAVGFVFFDPIYQNGKLVGYVPNISRSSANFKQGLWYALMAHAMEVFKAEGVAYIDLGLVPLMMDRSVEPQESRLLRGTMSVIRERMDFLYNFKGLEFAKSRFQGTVEKTYCAHRSALPALAMTAMFRLTRIL; translated from the coding sequence TTGTCCGATCACGCATTTGTACTCGATCATCCTATCGCCGCCGGCGTTGCGCATCTCGACATGGCACGCCGCATTGCCTGCCTCAAGCAATTCGGCTCGCATTCCATGTCGTTTTCGACGCTGCAGCCCGACATGAGTTACTTCGACAAACCCGGCATCGGTTACATCGCCTATGCGCGGCACTGGGGCATGCGCTTCGTGCTGGCTGATCCGGTCTGTCACCCGCAGCACCAGGAATTGATGCTGGACGACTTTCTGGCGACGTTTTCCGATGCGGTTTTCGTACAGGTCAGCAAGCCGGTGATCGACCATTTGCATCATCGATACCGTTACTACGGCACGCAGTTCGGCAGCGAATCCAAGGTCGATCTCGGCAACTGGTCGCTGCGCGGCGGCAAGAAGCAGATCATCCGTACCGCAATCAACCAGGCGCGCAACCAGGGGCTGGAAATCCGGGAGAGCGGCTTCGATCCGGAAGTCAGAAAAATTTCGCAGGCGTGGATACGCACGCGCCGCTGCAAGAACAATGAAATCCGCTTCCTGATCCGTCCGATGCTGATCGATTACCGCGAAGGTACCCGTTACTTCTATGCCTACCATGGCGGTGAAGCAGTCGGCTTCGTGTTCTTCGATCCGATTTACCAGAACGGCAAGCTGGTCGGTTATGTTCCCAACATTTCGCGCTCGTCGGCCAACTTCAAGCAAGGCTTGTGGTATGCGCTGATGGCGCATGCGATGGAAGTGTTCAAGGCGGAAGGTGTTGCCTATATCGATCTTGGTCTGGTGCCGCTGATGATGGACCGCAGCGTCGAACCGCAAGAGTCGCGCCTGCTGCGCGGCACGATGTCGGTTATCCGCGAACGCATGGATTTTCTCTACAACTTCAAGGGGCTGGAATTCGCGAAGTCGCGCTTCCAGGGCACTGTCGAAAAAACCTATTGCGCGCACCGCAGCGCATTGCCGGCGCTGGCGATGACAGCGATGTTCCGCCTGACCCGCATCCTTTGA
- a CDS encoding class I SAM-dependent methyltransferase: MRDKYKLVGPIYDWLSTVYSGKSIHRCKVAMLDRLKPGDKVLFAGVGHGMDAVHAARLGAEVTVVDLSETMLKKFQANLERENVGIRIHHLHSDIMQVQEYEQYDMVVANFFLNVFHEDRMVQVLEHLIRLGKPGADVVVGDFAFPSGNVFSRMLKTAYWYGAVLFFCLLAGNALHRIYNYPESMKKLGLQVREQKHYRLMLLDCYWSVLGKKAL, encoded by the coding sequence ATGCGAGACAAATACAAATTGGTCGGCCCGATCTATGACTGGTTGAGCACCGTCTATAGCGGCAAGTCCATCCACCGCTGCAAGGTGGCGATGCTGGACCGTTTGAAGCCCGGCGACAAGGTGCTGTTCGCTGGTGTCGGGCATGGCATGGATGCGGTGCATGCGGCACGGCTCGGCGCCGAGGTGACGGTCGTCGACTTGTCGGAAACCATGCTCAAAAAATTTCAGGCGAATCTGGAACGGGAAAACGTCGGCATCCGCATTCACCATCTGCACAGCGACATCATGCAGGTACAGGAATACGAACAGTACGACATGGTGGTCGCTAATTTTTTCCTCAACGTCTTTCATGAAGACAGGATGGTGCAGGTGCTGGAACATTTGATCCGGCTCGGCAAGCCGGGCGCGGATGTGGTGGTCGGCGACTTTGCCTTCCCCAGCGGGAATGTGTTTTCGCGCATGTTGAAGACAGCGTACTGGTACGGCGCGGTACTGTTCTTTTGTCTGCTGGCCGGCAATGCGCTGCACCGGATTTACAACTATCCGGAGTCGATGAAAAAACTGGGCTTGCAGGTACGCGAGCAAAAACATTATCGGTTGATGCTGCTGGATTGCTATTGGTCGGTGCTGGGCAAGAAAGCCCTTTGA
- a CDS encoding glutathione S-transferase family protein: MRYELYYWPGIQGRGEFVRLALEEAGANYVDVARRSERSGMGMAAMMRLMESPELARLPFAPPFLKAGRQVIGQTANILLFLGPRLELVPKGEAARLWVHQLQLTIADLVTEAHDSHHPIGNGLYYEEQKPEARRRAEDFTQARIPKFLDYFETLLQRNPDGDAWLVGDTLSYVDLSMFQVIAGLRYAFPKTMKRLEPDYPLLVALHDRVVARPRIKAYLKSKRRIPFNNEGIFRAYKELDR, from the coding sequence ATGCGCTATGAACTGTATTATTGGCCCGGCATACAAGGGCGCGGCGAATTTGTCCGGCTGGCGCTGGAAGAAGCCGGCGCCAATTATGTCGATGTCGCGCGCCGCTCGGAACGCAGCGGCATGGGCATGGCGGCGATGATGCGATTGATGGAAAGTCCCGAACTCGCACGCCTACCGTTTGCACCGCCTTTCCTGAAAGCCGGCAGGCAAGTGATCGGGCAAACCGCCAACATCCTGCTCTTCCTCGGGCCGCGGCTGGAGCTGGTGCCCAAGGGCGAGGCAGCGCGACTCTGGGTACATCAATTGCAACTGACGATCGCGGACCTGGTGACCGAAGCGCACGACAGCCATCATCCGATCGGCAACGGACTGTATTACGAAGAACAAAAGCCCGAAGCGCGCCGCCGCGCGGAAGACTTTACGCAGGCACGGATACCCAAGTTTCTTGATTATTTTGAAACCCTGCTGCAGCGTAATCCCGATGGCGATGCCTGGCTGGTCGGCGATACGCTGAGTTATGTCGACCTGTCGATGTTTCAGGTGATCGCCGGATTGCGTTATGCCTTTCCCAAGACCATGAAGCGGCTAGAACCGGACTATCCTTTACTGGTCGCCTTGCATGATCGCGTTGTCGCGCGCCCAAGGATCAAGGCATATCTGAAATCCAAGCGGCGCATACCATTCAATAATGAGGGGATCTTTCGCGCCTACAAGGAACTTGATCGCTGA
- a CDS encoding DEAD/DEAH box helicase yields the protein MTGSNLTQQLDNCSAIETTVLSLLALHGEPLGKLRLLECLRMLGAADEDGDVFVAATIADVLALLCEKELAIEAPANSVTCVDGIVLPVIRIALAGDGFGALCRAAEAATPVGRTYDGYMFLRTYRQALARLRMALLQAQPPERIALWLDTCARFPEFRRRHPYVELFGMSFDPELLGHLHPALQDDVMIFLLSHAQNEPENVEPLRAWSEQRLVCGAWKTEALTLALAEHLLLRGRLSQVEALLKNCASAAAGITQAAMLLLRGEQEKAIAGFDNAIKALRKESGKRNVFVDGSSGVFCVLAMMRSSEPRHKKLAESFFTLAQRSSQGSQRSFAALVALHDARIGTQKAEPLPTVERAIGDDMLPALFHALTCYWLGQPLTAQTIERVAQVYARAQTEGFGWVAAQAAALLARLGESAYREPALSLRREHGLDDLCDWFEHQEPWERQLAALMELRRADRVAAKTEAPGRLVWMINYDPSRQSLEIEPREQRRDTSGEWGKGRPVALKRLRDETDALDFLMPQDRAVLSAIGVSTSFYRGVSYDIDNDKALLALIGHPLMFWQDTPEQRVELLSGTIELMLTEQQGTLQLGLQPPVDHSSRREVLIVMEGAARLRIFSIKEEHRQIAAIIDHALVVPLHAKAKLLQAVGAVSTLVPVQSDIATGVDDIDAAPVNADTRLHVHLLPYGDGLKMQLLIKPFGPDGASYMPGKGRENVIADVAGNRLQAKRDLAAERMASARLLDACPALADAVDAHGDWYLAEPQHCLELLMQLQRCPDILLAWPQGERFRIVAEAGPQQLQLSVKSDRDWFEANGALRIDDKTVLDLRRLLFDAQQGQGRFIALDGNRFVALTEEFHRRIAELANVSQFDGEQIQVHPLAASALAELADDAGTCDSDAAWMQHVSRLGELDDYVAQVPGTLQAELRDYQLAGFQRLARLAHWKVGACLADDMGLGKTIQTLGLLLLRAPQGPALVVAPTSVCPNWMSETARFAPTLKVVLFGSGERTLDGLQGFDVVVVSYGLLQQEAERFSAVRWSTIVLDEAQAIKNAQTKRSQAVMGLQGAFKMALSGTPIENHLGELWSLFRFINPGLLGSAEEFNERFALPIERHKNVRVRTRLRRLIQPFLLRRTKAQVLAELPSRTEMVRHVDLTNEETALYEALRRIALERLEKDDMPATQKALQIVTELMKLRRACCNPNLVAPDLGLTSSKLEVFGELLDELLENRHKALVFSQFVDHLSLIRAWLDQRGVRYQYLDGSTPMQERKKRVEAFQAGDGDVFLISLKAGGTGLNLTAADYVIHMDPWWNPAVEDQASDRAHRIGQQRPVTIYRLIARHTIEEGIVELHKRKRELAESLLDGGEGMGGFSTQEMLALLRLELGRFGD from the coding sequence ATGACCGGATCCAATCTCACTCAACAACTCGACAATTGTTCCGCCATCGAGACAACGGTGTTGTCGCTGCTTGCGCTGCACGGCGAGCCGCTTGGCAAATTGCGCCTGCTTGAATGCCTGCGCATGCTGGGTGCCGCCGATGAAGACGGCGATGTCTTTGTCGCCGCGACTATCGCCGATGTGCTCGCCTTATTGTGCGAAAAAGAGTTGGCGATTGAAGCGCCCGCCAATTCGGTGACTTGTGTGGATGGCATCGTGCTGCCGGTGATCCGGATTGCGCTGGCAGGCGATGGCTTCGGCGCACTATGCCGCGCTGCCGAAGCCGCCACCCCGGTCGGCCGCACCTATGACGGCTACATGTTTCTGCGTACGTACAGGCAAGCATTGGCGCGCCTGCGCATGGCGCTGCTGCAGGCGCAGCCGCCGGAAAGGATTGCGCTATGGCTCGATACCTGCGCGCGCTTTCCCGAGTTTCGCCGGCGGCATCCCTATGTCGAACTGTTTGGCATGTCCTTTGATCCGGAATTGCTCGGCCATTTGCATCCGGCGCTGCAGGACGATGTGATGATATTCCTGCTGTCGCATGCGCAGAATGAACCGGAAAATGTGGAACCGTTGCGCGCTTGGAGCGAGCAGCGTTTGGTATGCGGGGCATGGAAGACGGAAGCGCTGACATTGGCGCTGGCCGAGCATTTGTTGCTGCGCGGCCGGCTGTCGCAAGTGGAAGCCCTGCTGAAAAATTGCGCAAGCGCTGCCGCCGGTATCACGCAGGCTGCCATGCTGTTACTGCGCGGTGAGCAGGAAAAGGCGATCGCCGGCTTCGATAACGCGATCAAAGCCTTGCGCAAGGAAAGCGGCAAGCGCAATGTATTTGTCGATGGCAGCAGCGGTGTGTTCTGCGTGCTTGCAATGATGCGTTCCAGCGAGCCGCGGCACAAGAAACTCGCTGAATCCTTCTTCACCCTGGCCCAGCGTTCGTCGCAAGGCAGCCAGCGCAGTTTCGCGGCGCTGGTTGCCTTGCACGATGCCCGGATCGGAACGCAAAAGGCTGAACCATTGCCAACGGTGGAGCGTGCCATCGGCGACGACATGCTTCCCGCGTTGTTCCATGCATTGACCTGTTACTGGCTCGGTCAGCCGCTCACCGCGCAGACGATTGAACGCGTGGCGCAGGTCTATGCGCGCGCGCAAACGGAAGGCTTCGGCTGGGTTGCCGCGCAGGCCGCCGCCTTGCTGGCCCGCCTCGGTGAAAGTGCTTATCGCGAACCGGCATTGTCGCTGCGTCGGGAACACGGTCTTGACGATCTGTGCGACTGGTTCGAACATCAGGAACCGTGGGAACGGCAGCTGGCGGCACTGATGGAATTGCGCCGCGCGGATCGTGTCGCGGCGAAGACGGAAGCGCCAGGCCGGCTGGTATGGATGATCAACTATGATCCGTCCCGGCAATCGCTCGAGATCGAGCCGAGGGAACAGCGGCGCGATACCAGCGGTGAATGGGGTAAAGGGCGGCCGGTTGCGCTCAAGCGTTTGCGCGACGAAACCGATGCGCTCGATTTCCTGATGCCGCAGGATCGTGCGGTATTGTCCGCAATCGGTGTCAGTACCTCCTTCTATCGCGGTGTCAGTTACGACATCGACAATGACAAGGCGCTGCTCGCCCTGATCGGGCATCCGCTGATGTTTTGGCAAGACACGCCCGAGCAAAGGGTAGAGCTGCTGTCGGGCACCATCGAGCTGATGCTGACTGAACAGCAAGGAACGCTGCAACTCGGACTGCAGCCGCCAGTCGACCATAGCTCGCGCCGCGAAGTGTTGATCGTCATGGAAGGCGCGGCGCGCTTGCGCATTTTCAGCATCAAGGAAGAGCACCGGCAGATCGCCGCGATCATCGACCATGCATTGGTCGTGCCCTTGCATGCAAAGGCCAAACTGTTGCAGGCGGTCGGTGCGGTCTCCACGTTGGTGCCGGTGCAGTCGGACATTGCAACCGGCGTCGACGATATCGATGCCGCGCCGGTGAATGCGGATACCCGGCTGCACGTGCATTTGCTGCCCTACGGCGATGGTTTGAAGATGCAATTGCTGATCAAGCCGTTCGGTCCTGATGGCGCGTCGTACATGCCTGGCAAGGGCAGGGAAAACGTGATTGCCGATGTGGCCGGCAATCGTCTGCAGGCAAAGCGCGACCTTGCCGCCGAACGCATGGCCTCGGCTCGCTTGCTCGATGCCTGTCCGGCGCTGGCCGATGCGGTCGATGCACACGGCGACTGGTATCTCGCCGAGCCGCAGCATTGTCTGGAATTGCTGATGCAGTTGCAGCGCTGCCCAGACATCTTGCTGGCCTGGCCGCAGGGAGAGCGTTTCCGTATCGTTGCCGAAGCCGGCCCGCAGCAATTGCAATTGTCGGTAAAAAGCGATCGCGACTGGTTCGAAGCCAATGGCGCATTGCGCATCGATGACAAGACGGTGCTCGATTTGCGCCGCCTGTTATTCGATGCTCAACAAGGGCAGGGGCGTTTCATCGCGCTCGACGGTAATCGCTTCGTCGCATTGACCGAAGAATTCCATAGACGTATTGCCGAACTCGCGAACGTCAGCCAATTCGACGGCGAGCAGATACAGGTGCACCCCTTGGCGGCGAGTGCATTGGCCGAACTGGCGGACGATGCCGGCACATGTGATTCCGACGCCGCATGGATGCAACATGTAAGCAGACTCGGCGAGCTCGACGACTATGTCGCACAGGTTCCCGGGACCCTGCAGGCGGAATTGCGCGACTATCAACTCGCCGGATTCCAACGGCTGGCACGGCTGGCGCACTGGAAGGTCGGCGCCTGTCTGGCCGACGATATGGGACTGGGCAAGACCATACAAACTCTGGGCTTGTTGCTTCTGCGTGCACCGCAAGGCCCGGCGCTGGTGGTGGCGCCTACGTCGGTATGTCCGAACTGGATGAGCGAAACAGCCAGATTCGCGCCGACGCTGAAGGTCGTGCTGTTTGGCAGCGGCGAGCGCACGCTCGATGGCTTGCAGGGTTTCGATGTCGTGGTGGTCAGCTACGGTTTGCTGCAGCAGGAAGCCGAACGCTTTTCTGCAGTGCGCTGGAGCACCATCGTGCTGGATGAAGCGCAAGCGATCAAGAATGCGCAGACCAAGCGCAGCCAGGCGGTGATGGGATTGCAGGGCGCGTTCAAGATGGCGCTGAGCGGCACGCCCATCGAAAATCATCTCGGCGAATTATGGAGCCTGTTCCGCTTCATCAATCCGGGCCTGCTCGGCTCGGCTGAGGAGTTCAATGAACGCTTTGCACTGCCGATCGAGCGGCACAAGAATGTGCGCGTCAGGACGCGGCTGCGACGGCTGATTCAACCTTTCCTGCTGCGGCGTACCAAGGCCCAGGTGTTGGCCGAGTTGCCCTCGCGTACAGAAATGGTTCGCCATGTCGATCTGACCAACGAGGAAACCGCGCTGTATGAAGCCTTGCGCCGCATCGCGCTGGAGCGTCTGGAAAAAGACGACATGCCGGCGACGCAAAAGGCGTTGCAGATCGTCACCGAATTGATGAAGCTGCGGCGTGCCTGCTGCAATCCCAATCTGGTTGCGCCGGATCTCGGCCTGACAAGCAGCAAGCTGGAAGTGTTCGGTGAATTGCTTGATGAATTGCTGGAAAACCGCCACAAGGCCTTGGTGTTCAGCCAGTTTGTCGATCACCTGAGCCTGATCCGTGCATGGCTGGACCAGCGCGGCGTGCGCTATCAGTATCTCGATGGGTCCACACCGATGCAGGAACGCAAGAAGCGTGTCGAGGCTTTCCAGGCTGGCGATGGCGACGTATTTTTGATCAGCCTGAAGGCGGGAGGTACCGGCCTCAACCTGACTGCGGCCGATTATGTGATCCATATGGATCCCTGGTGGAACCCCGCGGTCGAAGATCAGGCTTCGGATCGTGCGCATCGCATCGGGCAACAGCGGCCGGTGACGATCTACCGACTCATCGCTCGACATACGATAGAAGAAGGCATCGTCGAACTGCACAAGCGCAAGCGGGAGTTGGCGGAAAGCTTGCTGGATGGTGGCGAGGGTATGGGTGGTTTTTCTACGCAGGAGATGCTGGCGTTGCTGCGGCTGGAGCTGGGGAGGTTTGGGGATTAG
- a CDS encoding metallophosphoesterase — MKIQFASDLHLDILQQQFPGYRVIEPTDADVLVIAGDIHHGAGALEAFADWPVPVVYVNGNHEAYHENYPDLIGKLRQSASYGSVRYLENQETRISGVRFLGCCLWTDYLFSDIGPELAMAEAEKILYDHRLISTHEGSFSAADALRMHRQSRAWLSAKLDEVFDGPTVVVTHHGPHPQSVHPRFAGSPLNAAFVSDLTELMGKAALWIHGHVHDSFDYTIAGTRVVANPRGYALNRRAAGSVEEIEWENALFNARLVVEV, encoded by the coding sequence ATGAAAATTCAATTCGCTTCCGACTTGCATCTCGATATATTGCAGCAGCAGTTTCCCGGTTATCGGGTGATTGAACCAACCGATGCCGATGTACTGGTGATCGCCGGCGATATTCATCATGGCGCCGGCGCACTGGAGGCATTTGCCGATTGGCCAGTGCCTGTCGTGTACGTGAACGGCAATCACGAGGCTTATCACGAAAACTATCCTGACCTGATCGGCAAGCTGCGGCAATCCGCTTCATATGGCAGCGTACGCTATCTGGAAAACCAGGAAACCCGTATCAGCGGCGTGCGCTTTCTCGGATGCTGCCTGTGGACCGATTATCTATTCAGCGACATCGGACCGGAGCTGGCGATGGCCGAAGCAGAAAAGATCCTGTACGACCATCGACTGATTTCCACGCATGAAGGCAGTTTCAGTGCCGCCGATGCATTGCGGATGCACCGGCAATCGCGGGCATGGCTGAGTGCAAAGCTGGACGAAGTCTTCGACGGACCGACCGTGGTGGTGACTCACCATGGCCCGCATCCGCAATCAGTACACCCGCGCTTTGCCGGCTCGCCATTGAATGCGGCTTTTGTCAGCGACCTGACGGAGTTGATGGGAAAGGCGGCGCTATGGATTCATGGGCATGTACATGATAGCTTCGACTACACGATTGCGGGCACGCGTGTGGTTGCCAATCCGCGAGGCTATGCGCTCAATCGGCGTGCGGCGGGATCGGTGGAGGAAATCGAGTGGGAGAATGCGCTGTTTAATGCGCGTTTGGTGGTGGAGGTTTAG